The sequence CCTGCGGGTTCCTATTCTGTTTTCAGGTTAGCAGGTCGCACGTGCGCGTTGCTGTACTCGCTTGCCGAAGATCAGCCGAACGGGCGTAAGTCCTGCTTAGGCCATGCTTCGGCCGCTTCGACGCGTCCTCACCGAGATCCGGTGAAGGTGCCGCGCCGCGTCAGTTTACGGTGCCACGAGAGCGTGGGCCAGCAGCGTGGCGAGTTTGGCTGCGCGTGCCGGGTGGTGATGGCCGACCCAGAGAACTCGTCCGATGAGGTATTGAGCGAAGTCAGGGTGGTCGGTCCACTTCTACACGGCGAGGCCGGCGCGGGCGGCGTTGTGCAGGATGGCGCGGAGCCGGTCGCACTCGTCGCGACTCTGCCGGGGGCCCGCTCGGTCCCCGCGCGACGCGGTACCTTTCTCCTGACATCCGATACACCAGCACCCCGCGTACAATTCACATAAACCAACTCGCTCCCGTTAGGCATCAAGCATGGACTCGGCAGGCATATTTTTCGACTCGGATACCGAACTCTTTGTCAGTCGCTTCGAGGAGTTGCGCCCTGCATGTTATGAGCAAACGATACATATTGCAGAAGTTGATCTACGGAGGGGTGCCTTTCGGTCTGAGGGAGAAAGGGAAGTGGCGGGGCCTCAGGCTGAGGTGGTTCTCCGCGTCGCCATCAACTGTCATGAGAAAGCAGTCATGCGGTACGCAGAAGCCTTGTCGGCCGCCTCGTGGCTTTGGGCTCTCCGGCGAGTTCCGGAGCATTGCTTTCTGGGGTCAAGCCAAGGCTCCTGCCATGAGCGAAGGCACCTCGCCGAGGTATTTAGCAGCAAGTATGGGAAGCCTGCAACGCCAAGCTCAGGCAGAGCCCTCTCGCCGCCAGTGCTGGAAACCGAGCAAGTTGAGTCAGTGGCTCGATTTGTGGCAGCTGCAACTATTCTCTCACGATTGCATGCCATGTATAGAATGTGCGGCAAGGGAGCCGCTGTTCTACTTCGCAAGGAACAGATGCCCTTGGTCAAGGCATCCCCGGAGCTCAGCGCATCCGTGAAGCGTTACGAGGAACGTCGCAGTTTGCCGACGCCCCGCTCTGCTGGCAGGGCCGGCACAGTATTAGTTGAGGAGGTTGCGGAGGTAGGCGCAGGCACTGTAATCGGTGCCCCTGGAACCGTCCCACACCGCGCACGAGCCCTGCACCGCCGGCATTGGGGCACTGCTGTCAGCCGGCCGGCACGGCACGGCACCGGATAGGAGGCGCCGCCAGGCTTGGGGATCCGCCCCGCAGAGGCCTATTGAGGTGACGTATAGCGACTGCGGTGGACGGCTGTCTACCAGCGACGACGCCGATAAACCTGGACTTCGCGTACGGGCATCTCCGACCAGTGCAGTAGGCGGTCGACGACAGGGCGGGCCAGGTAGGGGGTGATCCGGTCGCGTTCGTGCTCTTCGGCGAACTGTTCGGCTCGCGCGGTTTCGCCAGCAAGGTCAAGCGCTTTGATGAGCTCTACGACGAGTAGGTCAAGGCGATGGTTCTCCGCCTCAGCGGCCGTGAGGCGTTCGTGGGCGGCGACCGCGCGATGGCCGCACCATTGCCGCAGAAGCTCGTGCTCGGGTCGGACGTGCTTGCGGTACCACCGATACTCCCATTCCGGACTGGACTGTTCACCCTTACGGACGGGGTGCGGGCCGCCGTGTTTGCACTTGTGGCGGGCCTCGACCTCCTCCTCGATCACATGCTCCAGGATGCTCTGCGAGTGAACGCGGCAGGCGACCTCCGCGATCATGACGGTGCCGGCGGGCGAGACAACCGTGCCTTCACCAGTGGTGAACCACTGCACCTTCGCGGGGACCTCCTCGACCGGCACTCGGAGGATTTCTGTCAGCCTCGTGCGGTCCTTGATGACTGTCGCGTTCTCGACCGGACGCCAGTCCAGCTCCGCCACATCCTCGGGGATGAGGGCAGAGAAGACGGTGTAAACCGCGCTTCGTTCGACGGAGTCGAGTTCGAAGTCGTCGATGCGCTGCCAGCCCGCCTGTTGGGCATCATAGGCTTCGACACCCGACCAGCGGACTTTCAGCCGAGTCGACGGCACGGATTGCACACGGCGATCGCCGTCGAGAAACTCCACCTCGATGCTCGCCGTGACCTTCTTCGGCGTGACAGCCTTGATGCGCACGCGTTCCGACGGTGCGGTGTCTCGAAGGCGGTACGCCCATTCGTCACCGACGACGTACTGCGATGCATCGAACGCCACGTGAACCGCCCCTCGGATGCCGATCCTGCCCTGAGACAGTAGAGCTCGCGTGCGCAGTACCACTCTGGCGTCGACTGATGGCCGACGCCTGCAGGATGTTGAGAGCCTATGCCGAGGGGGAAGTCGTTGATATAACTGGCCGATGGTCGACATCGCCGCCCCGCTGAAATCGCACCAAGTCGAGGTGCTGCGCTGGGTAGAGGCTGGATGTCCCGACGCCGACATGCCCGGCGACGGCGCGAAACACACCGCGAGGGCGTTGCAGGGGCGCCGTCTGGTCACCGTGTCGCGTCGGGACGGCCGGTGGTCCGCCGCCCTGACCGAGCGGGGCCGCTACTACCTCGACAACGGCCGGTACCCGGTCGTGACCGGCACCGCGATCGCGACGGCCCGCACCCTTCCGGAGAACTCTTCCACACAGCCGGCCTCTGGCGGAGGGGGCCGCCAGCCGACGACGCGGCCGTCCGTGATTCAAGAAGCGACCGCGCTGATCGAGCGGCTCCAGACCAACGGCGGCACCGTGGTCGTGTCGGACCCGGACACCGACAAGCGTGCGAGCTATCGGCGTGCCATCCACGCCGCCAAGCAGCACAAACTCGTGCCAGTCGGCTGCGATCTCCGGCGCACTGGCCGCAACACCGGCGACCTCGTCATTCGCCTCTACTCGGCAGCGCAACCCTACGACACGGACTGGAACCGGCTACGGCTCAACCAAGGCGACATCCGCATCCCGCCGCCGGCCGACTACAGCGCTCTCGAACAGGACCCCACCAACCTGCAGGTAGCACCAGAATCGATACCCCGGGTGATTGGTCTGCTTCACACGCTCGACCATGCCGGGGCGGACCGCAAGTGCCGCGTCGGTGTCGACCGCACCACGAAGAACCCGAAACCGTTCCTCAAGTTCGGCAGCGCGCGGCGGTCGCTCGATATCTTCGAAGAGCACGACCAGGTGCCCCACGTGCTTACCGCCGACGAACGGCGAACGCGGCGACTCCGTCCCTGGGCAGACATTCCGGAGTTCGACAAGGTAGCCACCGGCCGTCTCCGGCTCGAAGTCAGGAAGTCCCAATCCGGCCAGCGCCTCGCCTGGCGCGACACCGCGACCAAGAGCTTAAAACAGCAGGCCGTCCGCATCGTCGCCGACATTATCAAGGCCATCAAAGAGCAGGAGCAGATTTCCGCTGCCTTCCGGCAGCGCGAGAAGGAGCGGCAAGCAGCGGCGAGACTTGCCGTGTGTCAGGGAAACCGACCAGCACGGTTCGGGAAGAGGCCGACGGAAAAGGACCCACACCATGGGCACCTCGCCGGCGGCCCACTTCACTCGGCGAGCGGCCTGGAGAAACGGGCCAGCGGCAACGCTGGAACCGCGCTCCAGGCCGACTCAACGCGGCGTTGCATCGGCTGCAGGCACGCCCGAAACGCCGGCGACGACGCCGGTGGTGGCCGAATCCCGACCACCTGCCGCGTCCCGGGCCGGGCATCGTGCCTGGCGCCTCGCCCGTGTCGGTCGCCGCTGGCTGCACCAGTGATGGGAAGCCCTCCGTACCGGCTGCCATGCCTGGGAATGCGCGAACCGGTGTCAGCGAGGATGATCGATGGACATCTTGTCCGTACAGGCAGCGGTGACCGCGCCCGAGAGGACAAAAACGTCGGCAGGGGTGCTGTGTCACCTTGTCCGGGCATGCGATCGGCGGCGGCCACATGACGTCGAGAGATGTCGACCGCTTCCGCGCGCGCGGCCATGACCTCCAGGTGGGCAGAAGGTGTCCTCCGCGTCCGGCCGAAAAGTCTGCGGCGTCGCGCATGTCATCGATGCTCTTCGTTGACAAAGTGTCCGGCGCGGTCGCTGAGCAGGGTCGGGACAGCTCGGTCACGCGCGTGTTCCTGACCTCGAGTGACACTGGCATCGATTGGCGACAGTCCCTCCCGTGGTGTCGGTGGTCAAACCGGCATGACATCCCTGCGCCGCATGAACGGGCGCGTCAACCGCACGCAGGCCATGTCCGCGCCGATCGGGTAGGGACATCTCCGCGGACACCATGTCATGGACCTGCATGAGTGCCTGACCGGCCGTCGCCGCCGCTGCGCGTGACACGTTGGCACCGCGGCCGAGCCGTCGGCGGACACGCTGTCGCAGCACCCGTGAACCGTCAGAGGGCGGTTCGAAGATCGTTGAGTTGATCTATGCGTTGTGCCCGGTTGGAGGCATTCCGGCAGGTTCGTCAGTGTTAGCGATGGTCGATGGCGTCGGATGTGAGTCTTGGTCGTGACCGTCGGGCGGCTGTGGCGTTAGCCCGGTCATGGGTGATCGAAAGCGGTATCCCAGCGATGTCACCGACGAGCAGTGGGAGCTGATCGGGCCGTTTCTGCAGGCGTGGAAGGCCAAGCGGGTCGCGGTGTCGGTGTCGGGTCAGCAGGGCGACTACGACCTGCGGGAGATCGTGAACGCGATCTTCTACCAGAACCGGACCGGGTGTCAGTGGGCGTATCTGCCGCATGACCTGCCGCCGAAGTCCGCGACGTACTACTACTTCGCCCTGTGGCGTGACGACGGCACCGACCAGGTGATCCATGACCTGCTGCGCTGCCAGGCGCGGGAGAAGGCCGGCCGCGCCGAGGATCCGAGCGCGGTGGTGCTGGACACCCAGTCGATCCGCGCGGCCAACCACGTGCCCGCGGCCACGACCGGCAAGGACGCCAGCAAGAAGGTTCCGGGGCGTAAGCGAGGCCTGGCCGTGGACGCGTTGGGGCTGGTCATCGCGGTCGTGGTGACCGCGGCGTCGGTCACCGACAACACCATCGGCATCCGGTTGCTCGACAAGGTCACCACGCACACCCCGACGGTCACCCGCGCGTGGGTCGACGCCGGGTTCAAACAGGACCTCGCGCTGCACGGGGCCGTCCTGGGTGTCGACGTCGAGGTCGTCAAACGCTCCGACACCCGGCCCGGGTTCGTACCGATCCGCAAACGGTGGATCGTGGAACAGGTCAACGGCACCCTGATGCTGCACCGACGCCTCGTGCGCGAGTACGAAAGCCGCCCGGAGTCATCGGTGTCCCGCACCCTCTGGGCATCGATGGCCAACATGGTGCGCCGGCTCACCGGCACGAGCACCCCGTCCTGGCGACACCGATGAACCTGACCACGGTCCTCGACCTGATCACCGAACGCGAAGCCGCCACCGACCAGACCGCGGCCCGGCTCCGCGAACAGATCAACGCGCTCACCGGCGAACTCGCCCGCGTCGAGGGCGAACTGGCCGACCTGGCAACCACCCGCACCACCCTGCGCGCCGTCACCGCCGCCGAGTTCACCGCCGACGACCCGACCATCGCCAGCGCCCCCTACCAGCAGATCCTGCACATCCTCGGCACCACGCCCACCGGCATGCGCGCCAAGGACATCTGCCTCGCGCTCGGCGTCGAGCCCTCACCGAAACACGTCGAAGGCACCCGCGCGAAGCTGAAACGCATGGTCAACCGCCAAGTCCTGACCGAAGACCAGCCCGGAGTGTTCGCCCTTATCCCGAAACGGACCTAAACCTCCGAACCGCCCTCTCACAGGATCGGTTCGCGGGCGTTGTCAGTGGTGTTGGCGCCGTGTCACAGGTTGCGGGGTGAGCCGGTGTCAGAGGGCGGTTCGAAGATCGTTGAGTTGATCTATGCGTTGTGCCCGGTTGGAGGCATTCCGGCAGGTTCGTCAGTGTTAGCGATGGTCGATGGCGTCGGATGTGAGTCTTGGTCGTGACCGTCGGGCGGCTGTGGCGTTAGCCCGGTCATGGGTGATCGAAAGCGGTATCCCAGCGATGTCACCGACGAGCAGTGGGAGCTGATCGGGCCGTTTCTGCAGGCGTGGAAGGCCAAGCGGGTCGCGGTGTCGGTGTCGGGTCAGCAGGGCGACTACGACCTGCGGGAGATCGTGAACGCGATCTTCTACCAGAACCGGACCGGGTGTCAGTGGGCGTATCTGCCGCATGACCTGCCGCCGAAGTCCGCGACGTACTACTACTTCGCCCTGTGGCGTGACGACGGCACCGACCAGGTGATCCATGACCTGCTGCGCTGCCAGGCGCGGGAGAAGGCCGGCCGCGCCGAGGATCCGAGCGCGGTGGTGCTGGACACCCAGTCGATCCGCGCGGCCAACCACGTGCCCGCGGCCACGACCGGCAAGGACGCCAGCAAGAAGGTTCCGGGGCGTAAGCGAGGCCTGGCCGTGGACGCGTTGGGGCTGGTCATCGCGGTCGTGGTGACCGCGGCGTCGGTCACCGACAACACCATCGGCATCCGGTTGCTCGACAAGGTCACCACGCACACCCCGACGGTCACCCGCGCGTGGGTCGACGCCGGGTTCAAACAGGACCTCGCGCTGCACGGGGCCGTCCTGGGTGTCGACGTCGAGGTCGTCAAACGCTCCGACACCCGGCCCGGGTTCGTACCGATCCGCAAACGGTGGATCGTGGAACAGGTCAACGGCACCCTGATGCTGCACCGACGCCTCGTGCGCGAGTACGAAAGCCGCCCGGAGTCATCGGTGTCCCGCACCCTCTGGGCATCGATGGCCAACATGGTGCGCCGGCTCACCGGCACGAGCACCCCGTCCTGGCGACACCGATGAACCTGACCACGGTCCTCGACCTGATCACCGAACGCGAAGCCGCCACCGACCAGACCGCGGCCCGGCTCCGCGAACAGATCAACGCGCTCACCGGCGAACTCGCCCGCGTCGAGGGCGAACTGGCCGACCTGGCAACCACCCGCACCACCCTGCGCGCCGTCACCGCCGCCGAGTTCACCGCCGACGACCCGACCATCGCCAGCGCCCCCTACCAGCAGATCCTGCACATCCTCGGCACCACGCCCACCGGCATGCGCGCCAAGGACATCTGCCTCGCGCTCGGCGTCGAGCCCTCACCGAAACACGTCGAAGGCACCCGCGCGAAGCTGAAACGCATGGTCAACCGCCAAGTCCTGACCGAAGACCAGCCCGGAGTGTTCGCCCTTATCCCGAAACGGACCTAAACCTCCGAACCGCCCTCTCAGAGCTACCGCAGGCGCGTGTCACAAGTTCTGTCAGCGTCTCACAGGGCAGGTCAACCCGCCTTTGTCAGAACCTATTTCATCAATCACAGTCGATTAACGTCCTCTTGTCCCCGCCTCTGTCAGAGGTCGGGGAACGGGCGGTGATCGGGGTTCTGAGCAGCTCTGTCAGAGGCTTGTGAGCCCGCTGTGGCGGAATCGATGTCACCGCTCGCCGCGACAACACCGGCGACGTCATCGAATCCCTTCGCTGTCACAGGAGTTTTGACATGAGCGTGTCCGACGCTACGGACTGGCCCACATCCGCCCTTGACGCGGCGGCGACTGCCTTCGCCGCGCTGACGTGCGACCCCGCCCCACTGGTTCTCGACTGCGCGGCGTTCGGTCCCGACACGGGTCTTCCGCAGCAGGAGGTGCCGCTGCCCGCGCTGCGGGACTGGCTGCTGCGTCACCCTCGCGCCTACACGGCGCGTGACGAGGTGTGGCGGGAACTGATCCGCCGTGCTCGGCTCGACGGGCCGCACTGGGTCGTCGCTGCGGTCGGCATGGCGATGCCTGCGCTGCAGCAGTACGCGGGCCAGTTGTGCGAGGGGTACAACGGGGACCCGGCGGACGTGGACGCCGAGATCCTGACCGGCTTCCTGATCGCGCTGCGCGACCGGGCGGACCTGACCAAGCCGGCGCCGTACGCGAGCCTGTGCAAGGCGGCGTGGCGGGCCGGGCGGGATCTTCGGCTGCAGCAGCAGGAGTACCTGCCGGTGGAGGACATCGAGCACGTCACCGCAGGTCCCCGCGCTCCAAAGGTGCCGTACGGGCATCCGGACCTGCTGGTCCGCCGTGCGGTGATCCTGGGAGTCCTCGATTCGGAGGACGAGCGGGCCTACATCGACGTGCGGCTCGGGCACCGGGCGATCGAGCCCATCGCCGCTGCGTCCGGCGTCAGCGTGGACGCTCTTCGTATGCGCCTGTCGCGCATCGACGGCCGCATCGCCGAGGCTCTCGCGGACGGACTGCTGACGGGGGTCGCGTCGCCGGAGACGGTGGCGCAGCTACGGCTGCAGGCCGGGCAGCGCAGCCAGCGGCGGGCGGGCCGTGCCGCTGCCCGCCGCGATGCCGCCGACCAGGCGCCGGTCGCGGCGGCTGCCTGACAATCTCCACCGCACCGACTCCAGCGGCTGTGGCCCGACGTGCACAACGTCGGGCCACAGCCGTTTCTGCTGGGGACCGGCACTGCCCGCTGTCAAGGGCTGTGAGCCTGGCCGACGCTCACACGACCACACACCCGGGCGGTTCCGAACCGCTGTGAGCCCCTGTCCTCGAACACGGCCCGTTGTGTGTGAAACCTGCCCTGACCTGCGCTGTGAGTCGTCGCCGCGCCCTGTGATCGGCTTGTGAGCGCGGCAAGTGTTCGCCACGGCTCACAAACCCCGGTTTGGGGGTGCGGGACTTCCCCGAGCCGTACCGCTCGCGGTCCCGCCCGCCGCCGGGCGACACGAGGAACGAATGCGATCCGCATGCCTCGGGTGCCGCGCCACGTTGATGCGCTGACACCACATTGATGACCGCAAACCACCCATGAGGGAGGACGAGCTCCTCCCGGGGCTCACGCGGTTCGTCCGCTCCTTCACCTGCGCCCGGCGGCGGTCCCTTCGGACCGCTTCGAGCAATCGCCACGCCTCGGTCACGCCGTTCGTTCGGCGCGTCCAGGGCGCGGCGGGAGGTGAACCTCAATGTCCCGCACCCCACTGTGCACCCTTTTGAACCAACCCGCCGCACGCGCGGTGCTACGCGCTGCCGTGCCGCTGGCCGGTGTCGGCCTGACCCTGGCCCTCCCGGCCGCCGCTCACGCTGATCCCGGCGACACCGTCCACCTGGCGGCGAACTCGCTGCCGGTGGTGATCGCCAACCTGCAGACCTGGATCATGGGGATCCTCGCCGCGATCGCCACCCTCTTCCTGGTCTTGGCCGGCGTGTACTGGGCCACCGCCGGTGGCGACCCGTCGCAGGTCGAGAAGGCCAAGTTGGCGCTCCGTAACGCCCTGATCGGGTACGGCCTGGCCGTCCTCGCGCCGATCCTGCTGCAGGTCATCCAGGGCATCGTCGGGGGCTGATCCGTCATGGGATGGATCCTCGACCAGGTACTTGACTGGCTCACCACGGCGATCCTGGCCTGCCTCACGGCGATCTTCGACCTCATCACCGGCATCCTTCTCACCACCCCGAAGGTCACCGCGCTTCCGCAGGTCCAGGCGCTCACCGGCCGATCGGTCTGGATCGTGGACACCGTCTTCGTGTTGGCGTTCGTCGCCGCTGGCGTCCTGGTCATGGTCGCTGGCGGCGACGAACAGTCCCGCTACACGGTCAAGGATCTCCTGCCGCGGCTGGTCGTCGGATTCACCGCTGCGCACTTCAGCCAGCTCGCCTGCGGCCAGCTCATCGACCTCGGCAACGGGCTGACCGGAGCGATCAGCGAGGACACCTACGACGGCGGCGGAGCGTTCACTGCGATCCAGAGGCACCTCGCGGCGGCGCAGGACGAGAGCGTCGCGCTGCTGTTCCTGGTGCTGATCCTGATCATCACGGTGCTGATCGTGACGACCGCGTTTCAGCTGATCGGCCGCTTCGTAGCGCTGCTGGTGCTGACGAGCGTCGCGCCACTGGCGCTGGCCTGCCACGCGTTGCCGCAGACCGAGCCCGCCGCCCGGCTGTGGTGGCGGGCGTACATCGGATGCCTCGCGATACCCGTCGCGCAGGCGTTCTTCCTCACCGCTGGCGAGCAGACGTTACTCGACCCGGACTCCATGCTGCCCGTGTTCGGGCTGCCCATCGACCCCGGCGGCACCCTGAACCTCATGGTCGTCGTGGTCCTGCTCTGGACCACCGTCCGGATCCCCACGCTGATGGGCCGCTGGGCGAGTCAGGGCGGAGGCGGCGGGAACGTGGTCGGCGCGGTCGTCCGCGTCGTCGTCGTACAGCAGCTCACGCGCAGCATCCCCGGACTCAACACGCTTCGGAAGGCCGTCAGATGACCAGATTCGAACCCGACCACTCGCCGACCAGGGCGCGCATGCCGTCGGACGTCGACGCCCCCGACAAGGTCGCCTACGGCTTGACGTTTCACCAGTTGGCGATCGTCGCCGCCGGAGCGCTTCTGTACTACGGCGCATGGCAAGCCTTGAACACGGTGGTCCCGGTACCGGTGCTCATCGGTGCTGGTGTGGTGCTGGGCGGGCTGGTGATCGGCCTGGCGCTCGGCCGCCGAGATGGTCTGTCGATGGATATCTGGCTGCTGCACGCGATCCGTCACACCCGCACCCCTCGGTCGCTGGCCGCCGCCGACGTCGGGGCGGATCCCGGTGCGCCGGATTGGGTCGAGACCCCGAAGAGCGGCCGGATGCCCCTGCCGGCACCGTTGCGGCTGCCCGCCGACGCCA is a genomic window of Micromonospora tarapacensis containing:
- a CDS encoding IS5 family transposase, with translation MGDRKRYPSDVTDEQWELIGPFLQAWKAKRVAVSVSGQQGDYDLREIVNAIFYQNRTGCQWAYLPHDLPPKSATYYYFALWRDDGTDQVIHDLLRCQAREKAGRAEDPSAVVLDTQSIRAANHVPAATTGKDASKKVPGRKRGLAVDALGLVIAVVVTAASVTDNTIGIRLLDKVTTHTPTVTRAWVDAGFKQDLALHGAVLGVDVEVVKRSDTRPGFVPIRKRWIVEQVNGTLMLHRRLVREYESRPESSVSRTLWASMANMVRRLTGTSTPSWRHR
- a CDS encoding pilin, with protein sequence MSRTPLCTLLNQPAARAVLRAAVPLAGVGLTLALPAAAHADPGDTVHLAANSLPVVIANLQTWIMGILAAIATLFLVLAGVYWATAGGDPSQVEKAKLALRNALIGYGLAVLAPILLQVIQGIVGG
- a CDS encoding conjugal transfer protein TrbL family protein, which codes for MGWILDQVLDWLTTAILACLTAIFDLITGILLTTPKVTALPQVQALTGRSVWIVDTVFVLAFVAAGVLVMVAGGDEQSRYTVKDLLPRLVVGFTAAHFSQLACGQLIDLGNGLTGAISEDTYDGGGAFTAIQRHLAAAQDESVALLFLVLILIITVLIVTTAFQLIGRFVALLVLTSVAPLALACHALPQTEPAARLWWRAYIGCLAIPVAQAFFLTAGEQTLLDPDSMLPVFGLPIDPGGTLNLMVVVVLLWTTVRIPTLMGRWASQGGGGGNVVGAVVRVVVVQQLTRSIPGLNTLRKAVR